From one Prochlorococcus marinus str. MIT 0912 genomic stretch:
- a CDS encoding type 1 glutamine amidotransferase, whose amino-acid sequence MSRLLVLQHLERERPGLFVNLAEERGFSVCTFRLDLGDSLPELRNGDLLLVLGGPMGIRDIGTSTYPWLVEEIGLIKEALNQGVGLIGVCLGAQLLAYAAGGDVEMIQDEVSHQPLAEIGWDNIFPQSLEDNFKLTRLLRHPFPVLHWHGDRILLPNSAELIASSCRCKEQLFSIGPLAYGMQFHVEIDDEMVDTWISEDHKLISSALGADGQSILKQQQKEFGHKTLDSRLEFLNTLFDLLI is encoded by the coding sequence ATGAGTCGTTTACTTGTTCTTCAGCATTTAGAACGCGAGCGCCCCGGATTGTTTGTCAACCTTGCTGAGGAAAGAGGATTTAGTGTTTGTACTTTTCGTTTGGATCTAGGAGACTCTCTACCAGAACTTAGGAATGGAGATTTACTTTTGGTGTTGGGTGGACCTATGGGTATAAGAGACATTGGTACTTCAACTTATCCATGGCTTGTTGAAGAAATTGGTCTAATAAAAGAAGCCTTAAATCAAGGCGTTGGGTTGATAGGAGTATGCTTGGGTGCTCAACTTTTAGCCTATGCAGCTGGTGGTGATGTTGAAATGATTCAGGATGAGGTATCCCATCAACCATTAGCTGAAATAGGGTGGGACAATATCTTTCCTCAATCACTAGAGGATAACTTTAAATTGACAAGACTTTTAAGACATCCTTTCCCTGTTTTGCATTGGCATGGAGATAGAATTTTATTGCCTAATTCTGCAGAGCTTATTGCTAGTAGTTGTAGATGTAAGGAGCAATTATTTAGTATTGGTCCATTAGCTTATGGGATGCAATTTCACGTTGAGATTGACGATGAGATGGTTGATACGTGGATTTCAGAAGATCATAAACTTATTTCTTCAGCATTAGGGGCAGACGGTCAATCCATTTTAAAACAACAACAAAAAGAATTTGGTCATAAAACATTAGATTCTAGATTAGAGTTTTTAAACACTTTATTTGACCTATTAATCTAA
- a CDS encoding high light inducible protein, which yields MTTQNNSNRNIDPEKVTAERLNGYAALFGCIALVGAYATTGQIIPGFV from the coding sequence ATGACTACTCAAAACAACAGCAACAGAAACATCGATCCTGAAAAGGTAACAGCAGAAAGGCTTAACGGCTATGCAGCATTATTTGGATGCATTGCTCTAGTCGGTGCTTATGCCACAACCGGTCAAATCATTCCAGGTTTCGTGTAA
- a CDS encoding chlorophyll a/b-binding protein, producing MTSSTSSQVITEYGKQNIFGRETQPQLVEDYTSYPEEAEKTNGRWAMIGMVSLLVSYFTTGQIIPGIF from the coding sequence ATGACAAGTTCAACCTCATCTCAAGTAATCACTGAGTACGGCAAGCAAAATATCTTTGGCCGTGAAACACAGCCTCAGCTTGTAGAGGACTACACCAGTTATCCAGAAGAAGCAGAAAAGACAAATGGCCGTTGGGCAATGATCGGAATGGTCAGTCTTTTGGTTTCATACTTCACAACAGGTCAAATCATTCCTGGAATTTTCTAA
- a CDS encoding high light inducible protein produces MQPSNKTILERSIGRPAMMAFVLLTGIYLTTGQLIPGVV; encoded by the coding sequence ATGCAACCATCTAACAAAACGATCTTAGAAAGAAGCATCGGCAGACCAGCCATGATGGCATTCGTTCTTCTAACAGGTATCTACCTAACAACCGGTCAACTTATCCCAGGTGTCGTTTAA
- a CDS encoding DUF1499 domain-containing protein, whose translation MINQFLTFFFSILILLTITPHKANAIITDLPECVVVTHCVREDFKVNDLENAFKKATKIVSETARTKIVEKTDSFIHAEAKTKWRRYTDDLLLKAIPEKGIIQVRSESRVGIGDNGVNQKRVDDFAYRLMTERDITN comes from the coding sequence ATGATTAATCAATTTTTAACTTTCTTCTTTTCAATTCTTATTCTTCTCACAATTACCCCCCATAAAGCAAATGCAATAATAACTGATCTGCCAGAGTGTGTTGTCGTAACGCACTGCGTGAGAGAAGACTTTAAAGTAAATGATTTAGAAAATGCTTTTAAGAAAGCAACCAAAATAGTTTCTGAAACAGCCAGAACAAAAATAGTTGAAAAGACTGATTCATTTATTCATGCTGAAGCGAAGACAAAATGGAGAAGATATACCGATGATCTACTGCTCAAAGCAATTCCAGAAAAAGGTATTATTCAAGTCAGATCAGAATCAAGAGTAGGAATTGGAGATAATGGTGTGAATCAGAAGAGAGTTGATGATTTTGCTTATCGTCTAATGACAGAAAGAGACATCACTAACTGA
- a CDS encoding inward rectifier potassium channel gives MSLELTDLIKDFIATNLLSKVELDFLESELWETLEHIDEITSLTSAPVNISKELKLKDGSSWQLCCAAVLDDARPQKNSRTEQLRKLIEKFSLQ, from the coding sequence ATGTCTTTAGAGCTTACAGATTTAATCAAAGATTTTATAGCAACAAACCTCCTCTCAAAAGTTGAACTAGATTTCTTGGAGAGTGAACTATGGGAGACCCTCGAGCATATCGATGAAATAACTTCCTTGACCTCTGCTCCAGTCAATATTTCTAAAGAATTGAAATTAAAAGATGGTTCATCATGGCAATTATGTTGTGCAGCAGTACTTGATGATGCCAGACCACAAAAAAACTCTCGAACAGAACAACTTAGAAAATTAATAGAAAAATTTTCTCTCCAATAG
- a CDS encoding chlorophyll a/b-binding protein — MNKETNYWKTAEQMNGRLAMMGFFAAVINYGITGWIIPGIV; from the coding sequence ATGAACAAAGAAACTAACTACTGGAAAACAGCAGAGCAAATGAATGGTCGTCTAGCGATGATGGGCTTCTTTGCTGCAGTGATTAACTACGGAATAACAGGTTGGATCATTCCAGGAATTGTTTAG
- a CDS encoding DUF3804 family protein: MSSKEEILSILEAFASTERMGSFFLDNATPDFLFIRPSGNPIDAKGFQEMWSSGDLVLQSAEVTKVHKFELLGSNAAMCVFTLGSKFTYKGTQNDDLPTVTSIFKKIDEKWKVAWMQRSSGQSDMTLWND; encoded by the coding sequence ATGTCTTCTAAAGAAGAAATCCTGTCCATCCTAGAAGCCTTTGCCTCAACAGAGAGAATGGGATCATTCTTTTTGGACAATGCAACCCCCGACTTTTTATTTATAAGACCAAGCGGAAATCCCATTGACGCGAAAGGTTTTCAAGAGATGTGGTCCTCAGGAGATCTTGTATTACAAAGCGCAGAAGTCACAAAGGTGCACAAATTTGAACTCTTAGGTTCAAATGCTGCAATGTGCGTTTTCACCCTAGGTTCAAAATTTACTTATAAAGGGACTCAAAATGATGACCTCCCTACAGTAACTTCTATTTTTAAAAAGATTGATGAGAAATGGAAAGTAGCGTGGATGCAAAGATCTTCAGGCCAGTCAGATATGACTTTGTGGAACGACTAA
- a CDS encoding non-structural protein (NS2)-like protein, which translates to MFKVLDTCARYRLKEKTALVAIKDLKLKYEGKDESEAELFIKLYCSVFTPNENVDF; encoded by the coding sequence ATGTTTAAAGTTCTAGATACTTGTGCAAGATATAGGTTGAAAGAGAAAACTGCTTTAGTCGCAATAAAAGACCTTAAACTCAAATATGAGGGTAAAGATGAAAGTGAGGCAGAGCTGTTTATCAAGTTGTATTGCTCGGTTTTTACGCCAAATGAAAATGTAGACTTTTAA
- a CDS encoding DUF1651 domain-containing protein gives MKRDGWIRKVNGIWILRFRYDWESWDQNPKVWIERGRLESNGPPLLKNRKRMRRGLAIKLWRKLLSTGWRRIPPQWD, from the coding sequence ATGAAGCGAGATGGTTGGATTAGGAAAGTAAATGGAATATGGATACTTAGGTTTAGATATGATTGGGAGAGCTGGGATCAAAACCCTAAGGTTTGGATTGAGAGGGGAAGGCTTGAATCAAATGGACCCCCGCTTTTAAAAAATCGCAAGAGGATGAGAAGAGGTTTGGCAATAAAACTATGGAGGAAATTATTGTCAACTGGATGGAGACGTATTCCCCCACAGTGGGATTAA